A single region of the Paraburkholderia sprentiae WSM5005 genome encodes:
- a CDS encoding SurA N-terminal domain-containing protein, translating to MLDFFRNHQRLMMFMLILVILPGLGFVGIQGFRGFFDESANVASVNGHKITRVEYDDAMRQQIDRGRQMLGAQFDMKLFDTPERRRQMLDGMIEQRVLADETQRLHLTASDEAVRRALLSDPVISSLKNPDGSIDLDRYKQLLAMQGMTPDQYDERVRYNLAMQELPASIEASAFTSKTLAQHLTELAQQQREVQGIAFHPHDYAAKIQPTDAQLQAYYDAHRNDFATPATATIQYLVMSPATLSASVQPSDADLKKYYDDNIAHFRTEGEVRASHILIAAPKDASAADKAKAKQKAEALLAQVKAHPDQFAQIAQQNSQDPGSASKGGDLGYFGRGMIAGGQAFDDAVFALKKDEISGIVQTDFGFHIIKVTDVKPAVTKPFDEVKDQIAKELKTQLASKAFTDSSEAFTSLVYEKAKSLQPAADKFKLQIQTATVTPQPDPKLPPDSPLNNPKFLAAVFANDSVSAHNNTQAIDVGNNTLIAGRVTDYKPAAVPAFDAVKDAVRQKVIAEQSNEAAHKDGVAKLAEFEKSKSTAGFSSPLKVSRNDAQGVPPAALSAIYKVDAQKLPAYVGVDLGDDGYAIYRVNQILPPAPTDAQHLAVAQQQIAQVDAQSQVEAYLKALRERSSVKFYGTPDSAAQTADQ from the coding sequence ATGCTCGATTTTTTCCGCAATCACCAACGCCTGATGATGTTCATGCTCATCCTCGTCATTTTGCCGGGGTTGGGTTTCGTGGGTATCCAGGGCTTCCGCGGCTTCTTTGACGAAAGTGCAAACGTCGCGAGTGTCAACGGTCACAAGATCACTCGCGTCGAATACGACGACGCGATGCGTCAGCAGATCGATCGCGGGCGCCAGATGCTCGGCGCGCAGTTCGACATGAAGTTGTTCGACACGCCGGAGCGCCGTCGCCAGATGCTCGACGGCATGATCGAGCAGCGCGTGCTCGCCGACGAAACCCAACGTCTGCATCTGACCGCATCGGACGAAGCGGTGCGCCGCGCGCTGCTGTCCGATCCGGTGATCTCGTCGCTGAAGAACCCCGACGGTTCGATCGACCTCGACCGCTACAAGCAATTGCTTGCGATGCAGGGCATGACGCCCGATCAGTACGACGAACGCGTGCGCTACAACCTCGCGATGCAGGAACTGCCCGCGAGCATCGAGGCGAGCGCGTTCACGTCGAAGACGCTCGCGCAGCACCTGACCGAGCTCGCCCAGCAGCAGCGTGAAGTGCAGGGCATCGCATTCCATCCGCACGACTACGCGGCGAAGATCCAGCCGACCGATGCGCAGCTGCAAGCGTATTACGACGCGCATCGCAACGACTTCGCGACGCCCGCTACCGCAACGATCCAGTACCTGGTGATGTCGCCCGCCACGCTGAGCGCATCGGTGCAGCCGAGCGACGCGGACCTGAAGAAGTACTACGACGACAACATCGCGCACTTTCGCACCGAAGGCGAAGTGCGCGCGAGCCATATTCTGATCGCGGCACCGAAGGACGCGAGCGCGGCCGACAAGGCCAAGGCGAAGCAGAAAGCCGAGGCGTTGCTCGCGCAAGTCAAGGCGCATCCGGACCAGTTCGCGCAGATCGCGCAGCAGAATTCGCAGGACCCGGGCTCCGCATCGAAGGGCGGCGATCTCGGTTACTTCGGCCGCGGCATGATCGCGGGCGGCCAGGCCTTCGACGACGCGGTGTTCGCGCTGAAGAAGGACGAAATCAGCGGCATCGTGCAGACCGACTTCGGTTTCCACATCATCAAGGTCACGGATGTGAAGCCGGCGGTCACCAAGCCGTTCGACGAAGTGAAAGACCAGATCGCCAAGGAGTTGAAGACGCAACTGGCGAGCAAGGCGTTCACGGACAGCTCGGAAGCCTTCACGTCGCTCGTCTATGAAAAGGCCAAGAGCCTGCAGCCGGCTGCGGACAAGTTCAAGCTGCAGATCCAGACGGCGACGGTCACGCCGCAGCCGGATCCGAAGCTGCCGCCCGATAGCCCGCTGAATAACCCGAAGTTCCTCGCGGCCGTGTTCGCGAACGACTCGGTGTCGGCGCACAACAATACGCAGGCCATCGACGTCGGCAACAACACGCTGATTGCCGGGCGCGTCACTGACTACAAGCCCGCTGCCGTGCCCGCATTCGACGCGGTGAAGGATGCAGTGCGCCAGAAAGTGATCGCCGAGCAGTCGAACGAAGCGGCGCACAAGGACGGCGTCGCGAAGCTGGCCGAGTTCGAGAAGTCGAAGTCGACCGCCGGTTTCTCGTCGCCGCTGAAGGTGTCGCGCAATGACGCGCAGGGCGTGCCGCCTGCCGCATTGAGCGCAATCTACAAGGTCGATGCGCAAAAGCTGCCTGCCTACGTCGGTGTCGATCTCGGCGACGACGGCTATGCGATCTATCGCGTGAACCAGATCTTGCCGCCGGCTCCTACCGATGCACAGCATCTCGCCGTCGCGCAGCAGCAGATTGCGCAGGTGGACGCGCAGTCGCAGGTCGAAGCCTATCTGAAAGCGCTGCGCGAGCGCTCCAGCGTGAAGTTCTACGGTACGCCCGACAGCGCTGCGCAGACGGCCGACCAATAA
- a CDS encoding arylesterase, with protein sequence MVKRRLKVRAIAPRAAALTAAFGAAMMAAALVSLPLQARAANAPQPAKPVIVVLGDSISAEYGLPRDTGWVALMRQRLAEERIDYSVANASISGDTTSGGRARLPALMERLKPSIVIVELGANDALRGVPLTTTEDNLRTIIEQAQQGHAKVVLIGMYVPPNYGPDYTQKFHGLYGQLSKEFHLPLVPFLLAGIADKPDMFQADQIHPTQQAQPLLLNNVWPAVKPLLRTSSPH encoded by the coding sequence ATGGTGAAGCGTAGGTTGAAAGTGCGCGCCATCGCCCCTCGCGCCGCGGCGCTGACTGCGGCATTCGGCGCGGCCATGATGGCCGCCGCGCTGGTTTCGTTACCGTTGCAGGCTCGCGCGGCGAATGCGCCCCAGCCCGCGAAGCCGGTGATCGTCGTGCTCGGCGACAGCATCTCAGCCGAATACGGTTTGCCCCGCGATACGGGCTGGGTTGCGTTGATGCGTCAGCGTCTTGCCGAAGAGCGCATCGATTATAGCGTCGCCAATGCGAGTATCAGCGGCGACACGACGAGCGGCGGACGCGCGCGTCTGCCCGCGCTGATGGAACGGCTCAAGCCGAGCATCGTGATCGTCGAGCTCGGTGCCAATGACGCATTGCGCGGCGTGCCGCTCACCACGACCGAGGACAACCTGCGCACGATCATCGAACAGGCGCAGCAAGGCCACGCGAAGGTCGTGCTCATCGGCATGTACGTGCCGCCCAATTACGGCCCCGACTACACGCAAAAGTTCCACGGCCTCTACGGCCAGTTGTCGAAGGAATTCCATCTGCCGCTCGTGCCGTTTCTGCTCGCCGGCATCGCGGATAAACCGGACATGTTCCAGGCCGATCAGATCCACCCCACGCAGCAGGCACAGCCGCTGCTACTCAACAACGTGTGGCCCGCTGTCAAGCCACTCCTTCGCACAAGTTCGCCGCACTGA
- the pgi gene encoding glucose-6-phosphate isomerase has translation MTQNSLPAWSSLQTHYDTIRDAHLRDWFAPENDPAPTRAERFTFAGGGLSADFSKHRITEETLRLLVQLAREAGVEKRRDAMFAGEIVNPTEGRAALHTALRATDPNAPFFAEVQAERKKMAAFAEQVRSGAWTGYTGKRIRHVVNIGIGGSDLGPKMVVHALHHLAAPEISTHFVSNVDGADLYNVMQQIDPEETLAIIVSKTFTTLETMTNARSLRDFFIKNGCPESALAKHFVGVSANPAEVVKFGIAKENVFEMWDWVGGRYSLWSAVGLSIMIAIGPQQFDELLAGAHEMDQHFRTAPLEKNLPVLLGMIGIWYRNFFGSQSYLVAPYSQALQFLPSYLQQLEMESNGKSARLDGAMVDYATSAVTWGEPGTNGQHAFFQMLHQGPTIVPIDFIAVLTPEHPLASHHPKLLANCFAQSEALMLGRTLEEAKKVAGPDKPELAPHLTFPGNRPTATLLLDALTARTLGALIALYEHKVLVQASVWNINPFDQWGVELGKILGKVVEADLGAASADVKKHDSSTSALIARARAALKR, from the coding sequence ATGACCCAGAACTCGCTCCCCGCCTGGTCCTCGCTGCAGACGCATTACGACACGATTCGCGATGCGCATCTGCGCGACTGGTTCGCCCCCGAGAACGATCCCGCTCCCACCCGCGCCGAACGCTTCACGTTCGCGGGCGGCGGTCTCTCAGCCGATTTCTCGAAGCACCGCATCACCGAAGAAACGCTGCGGCTGCTCGTGCAACTCGCGCGCGAGGCCGGCGTGGAAAAGCGCCGCGACGCGATGTTCGCGGGCGAGATCGTCAATCCGACCGAAGGCCGCGCCGCGCTGCATACCGCATTGCGCGCAACCGACCCGAACGCGCCGTTCTTCGCCGAAGTGCAGGCCGAGCGCAAGAAAATGGCCGCGTTCGCCGAGCAGGTTCGCAGCGGCGCATGGACCGGCTATACCGGCAAGCGGATTCGTCATGTCGTGAACATTGGCATCGGCGGCTCGGATCTCGGGCCGAAGATGGTCGTGCACGCGCTGCATCATCTCGCAGCGCCCGAGATCTCGACGCACTTCGTGTCGAACGTCGACGGCGCCGATCTGTACAACGTGATGCAGCAGATCGATCCCGAAGAGACGCTCGCGATCATCGTGTCGAAGACCTTCACGACGCTCGAAACGATGACCAATGCGCGCTCGCTGCGCGACTTCTTCATCAAGAACGGCTGTCCGGAAAGCGCGCTTGCAAAGCACTTCGTCGGCGTGTCGGCCAATCCCGCCGAAGTCGTGAAGTTCGGCATCGCGAAAGAGAACGTGTTCGAGATGTGGGACTGGGTCGGCGGCCGCTATTCGCTGTGGTCGGCCGTCGGTCTGTCGATCATGATCGCGATCGGCCCGCAGCAGTTCGACGAACTGCTCGCCGGCGCCCACGAGATGGACCAGCATTTCCGCACCGCGCCACTCGAAAAGAACCTGCCGGTGCTGCTCGGCATGATCGGCATCTGGTATCGCAACTTCTTCGGCTCGCAGAGCTATCTGGTCGCGCCGTACTCGCAGGCGCTGCAATTCCTGCCGTCGTATCTGCAGCAGCTCGAAATGGAGAGCAACGGCAAGTCCGCGCGTCTCGACGGCGCGATGGTCGACTATGCGACTTCCGCGGTCACGTGGGGCGAACCGGGCACGAACGGACAGCACGCGTTCTTCCAGATGCTGCACCAGGGCCCGACGATCGTGCCGATCGATTTCATCGCGGTGCTGACGCCCGAGCATCCGCTCGCGAGCCATCATCCGAAGCTGCTCGCGAACTGCTTCGCGCAGAGCGAAGCATTGATGCTGGGTCGCACGCTTGAAGAAGCGAAGAAGGTGGCCGGCCCCGACAAACCGGAACTCGCGCCGCACCTGACGTTCCCTGGCAACCGCCCCACCGCGACCCTGCTGCTCGACGCGTTGACCGCGCGCACGCTCGGCGCACTGATCGCGCTTTATGAGCATAAGGTGCTGGTGCAGGCGTCGGTGTGGAACATCAACCCGTTCGATCAATGGGGCGTCGAGCTCGGCAAGATCCTCGGCAAGGTGGTCGAGGCCGACCTGGGCGCCGCAAGCGCCGACGTGAAGAAGCATGACTCGTCGACTTCGGCGTTGATCGCGCGGGCGCGTGCTGCGCTAAAGCGCTGA
- a CDS encoding ABC transporter ATP-binding protein, with protein MPNRTDPVIEVRGLCKRVKDATGELTILDHIDLAIDAGSSVAIVGASGSGKSTLLGLLAGLDSASAGSVRLLGRDLGELDEDGRAALRSGAVGFVFQSFQLMPHLTALENVTLPLELQGGIGTREAIARARELLEQVGLGQRTGHYPKLLSGGEQQRVALARAFVTHPAILFADEPTGSLDAATGHAVIDLMFEMNRAHGATLVLVTHDIELARRCDTTVTIEAGRLA; from the coding sequence ATGCCAAACAGAACTGATCCAGTCATTGAAGTGCGGGGTTTGTGCAAGAGGGTTAAGGATGCGACGGGTGAACTGACGATTCTCGATCACATCGATCTTGCCATCGATGCCGGCAGCAGCGTGGCGATCGTCGGTGCATCCGGGTCGGGCAAGTCTACGCTGCTCGGCTTGCTCGCGGGATTGGACAGCGCGAGCGCGGGCTCGGTTCGGCTGCTGGGCCGCGACCTCGGCGAGCTCGACGAAGACGGGCGCGCCGCGTTGCGCAGCGGCGCGGTCGGTTTCGTGTTCCAGTCGTTTCAATTGATGCCGCACCTGACCGCGCTCGAAAACGTCACGCTGCCGCTCGAGCTGCAAGGCGGCATCGGCACACGCGAGGCCATCGCGCGTGCGCGCGAGCTGCTGGAACAGGTCGGGCTCGGGCAGCGTACCGGTCATTATCCGAAGCTGCTGTCGGGCGGAGAGCAGCAGCGCGTGGCGCTCGCGCGCGCGTTCGTCACGCACCCGGCGATCCTGTTCGCCGACGAACCTACCGGCAGTCTCGACGCGGCGACTGGCCACGCGGTCATCGATCTGATGTTCGAGATGAATCGCGCGCATGGCGCGACGCTCGTGCTCGTGACGCATGACATCGAACTCGCGCGCCGTTGCGATACGACGGTGACTATCGAAGCAGGGCGGCTCGCTTGA
- a CDS encoding bifunctional ADP-dependent NAD(P)H-hydrate dehydratase/NAD(P)H-hydrate epimerase — MTDAENSLPTLFDPLSDSQPRALPLLTLTDLRIAESQAAATFPEHTLMARAGHAAARWLLERIAADTSVTKSQQRVWLIAGPGNNGGDALVVATELHKAGIAVEVCMPVEVRPADARWALDAARAAGVPIDAAPPASLDGYGWLVDGMFGIGLARPLDGVFAALARQLSQRTKTRPTQGAVLALDVPSGLDSDTGAVIGDVNGAAAVHATHTITFIGAKPGLFTAQGRDLAGRVTVAPIGLAAGMDGDGSPAAGTGAPRAAIQLSAPALFGPFMPPRDFATNKGTFGSLAVVGGDTGMCGAPILAARAALYTGAGKVHVALLGEGAPPYDPPHPELMLHPIDTLPLDSMDALAIGCGMGHGERATRVLHDVLPLDVPKLFDADALNLIAQDPALAAEVTARGVQGDPCILTPHPLEAARLLGSDAASVQRDRLAAARALAARFASVVVLKGVGTLIAAPDGRLALNPTGNAALATGGTGDVLGGIIGALLAQRLPRFEAALAGVYLHGLAADTLSAQGDGPAGLTAGELAPMVRTLLNRLFYPATLA, encoded by the coding sequence ATGACAGACGCAGAAAACTCGCTGCCCACTCTTTTCGATCCGCTGAGCGACTCGCAGCCGCGCGCGCTGCCGCTGCTGACGCTGACCGATTTGCGGATCGCCGAATCCCAGGCCGCCGCGACCTTCCCCGAACATACGCTGATGGCGCGCGCCGGCCACGCGGCCGCGCGCTGGCTGCTCGAACGAATCGCCGCCGATACATCGGTGACGAAGTCGCAGCAGCGCGTGTGGCTGATCGCCGGCCCCGGCAACAACGGCGGTGACGCGCTGGTGGTCGCGACGGAACTGCATAAGGCTGGCATCGCCGTCGAAGTCTGCATGCCGGTGGAAGTGAGGCCCGCCGACGCGCGCTGGGCACTCGACGCCGCGCGCGCCGCGGGCGTGCCGATCGACGCGGCGCCGCCCGCCTCGCTCGACGGCTATGGCTGGCTCGTCGACGGCATGTTCGGCATCGGCCTCGCGCGGCCGCTCGATGGCGTGTTCGCGGCACTCGCGCGGCAGTTGTCGCAGCGCACGAAGACGCGCCCGACACAAGGCGCCGTGCTCGCGCTCGACGTGCCCAGCGGCCTCGACAGCGACACCGGCGCGGTGATCGGTGACGTCAACGGCGCGGCGGCGGTCCATGCGACGCACACGATCACCTTCATCGGCGCGAAGCCCGGGCTTTTCACCGCGCAGGGCCGCGATCTCGCCGGCCGGGTGACGGTCGCTCCGATCGGGCTCGCCGCCGGGATGGACGGCGACGGCAGCCCGGCTGCCGGCACCGGCGCCCCGCGCGCCGCGATCCAGCTCAGCGCCCCCGCCCTCTTCGGCCCCTTCATGCCCCCGCGCGACTTCGCGACCAACAAGGGCACCTTTGGCAGCCTCGCGGTGGTCGGCGGCGACACCGGCATGTGCGGCGCGCCGATCCTCGCGGCGCGCGCGGCGCTCTACACCGGCGCGGGCAAGGTGCACGTCGCGCTGCTCGGCGAAGGCGCCCCGCCCTACGATCCGCCGCACCCAGAACTGATGCTGCATCCGATCGACACGCTGCCGCTCGATTCGATGGACGCACTTGCGATCGGCTGCGGCATGGGGCATGGCGAACGTGCTACGCGCGTACTGCACGACGTGCTGCCGCTCGACGTCCCGAAGCTGTTCGATGCCGATGCGCTCAACCTGATCGCCCAAGATCCCGCGCTCGCCGCGGAAGTCACCGCACGCGGCGTGCAAGGCGATCCATGCATCCTCACGCCGCATCCGCTCGAAGCGGCGCGTCTGCTTGGCAGCGACGCGGCGAGCGTGCAGCGCGACCGGCTCGCGGCCGCCCGCGCGCTCGCGGCGCGCTTTGCGAGCGTCGTCGTGCTGAAGGGCGTCGGCACCCTCATTGCCGCGCCCGATGGCCGCCTCGCGCTCAACCCGACCGGCAACGCCGCGCTCGCGACGGGCGGCACCGGCGACGTACTCGGCGGCATCATCGGCGCGCTGCTCGCGCAGCGCCTGCCACGCTTCGAGGCGGCGCTCGCGGGCGTCTATCTGCACGGCCTTGCCGCCGATACGCTGAGCGCGCAAGGCGATGGCCCCGCGGGTCTGACGGCCGGCGAGCTGGCGCCGATGGTGCGGACCCTGTTGAACCGGCTGTTCTATCCGGCGACGCTGGCTTGA
- a CDS encoding efflux RND transporter permease subunit, translating to MELFIKRRIATSFLAIAVLLVGAVAYFLLPVAPLPQVDFPTIQVVAQLPGASAETMATSVATPLERQLSLIAGVTQMTSSSSLGNTSIAVQFDLSRDIDGAAQDVQTAINAAGGTLPKNLPNPPTYQKVNPADFTLLSLALTSPSLTLTQLDSYAEDYLAQQISQMPGVGLVDFHGQQRPAVRIQLDPDKLTARGLTLEDVRSIVGVQTVNAPKGSLNGPDRSVIFNATDQITTASQYRDLVVAYKNGAPIRVSDLGTVLNAAEDDQQAAWLQSERAIVLDIHKQPGYNVVQTIANIEAKLPALEAMLPAAAHLHVVGDRTQTIDASVHDVQFTLMLTIALVVMVIFSFLRNLWATVIPSLTIPLSLVATFGVMYLLGYSLDNLSLMGLTIAVGFVVDDAIVVIENVMRHIEEGVPRMKAALLGAMEVRFTIISMTISLIAVFIPILLMGGIVGRLFREFAMTVSAAIVMSALVSLTVTPMLCGWLIRLPEPGDGGRMRRLEAWLEAIFSAVERRYERGLDWVLDHQKLMLAVTVATIVATGALFVAIPKGFFPQEDSGLIMGVAQAAPDISPRSMSQKMQQVGHIIEADPAVDNVYYWMGANPTVSQGRVMINLKPFAQRKDSAVQVLNRLKPQLAKVMGISVSMQVRQDIQVGGRISAAQYQYTLQDPDINELNHWAGVLTERLSKLPQLADVTSDQQAAATSATLVIDRSTASRFGITAQAIDDTLYDAFGQRQIATLFTELNQYHVVEEVDPRFQLTTDALAHLYVRSPLTNELVPLDTLARIENDVSPISVNHQGLFPAVTISFNLAAAQSLGNAVAAIRQAEVAAGKPDSLTGSFQGTAQAFQASLATEPYLIAAALVVVYLILGILYESAIHPLTIISTLPSAGVGALLALMLCGQDLSIMGMIGIILLIGIVKKNAIMMIDFALVAEREHGLSPRDAIRQACVLRFRPIMMTTLAALFGALPLALGHGAGAELRVPLGIAIVGGLIVSQMLTLFTTPVVHLWFDRLSHWHADRRATDSVVEREAVG from the coding sequence ATGGAACTGTTCATCAAGCGGCGCATCGCGACCAGTTTTCTGGCGATCGCGGTGCTGCTGGTCGGCGCGGTGGCGTATTTTCTGTTGCCGGTCGCGCCACTGCCGCAGGTCGATTTTCCGACCATCCAGGTTGTCGCCCAGTTACCCGGCGCGAGCGCGGAAACCATGGCGACCTCGGTGGCGACACCGTTGGAGCGGCAACTTTCGCTGATTGCGGGCGTGACGCAGATGACGTCGTCGAGCTCGCTCGGCAATACCAGCATCGCTGTGCAATTCGATCTGTCGCGCGACATCGATGGCGCGGCGCAGGATGTGCAGACGGCGATCAATGCAGCCGGCGGCACGTTGCCGAAGAACCTGCCGAACCCGCCGACCTATCAGAAGGTGAACCCGGCCGACTTTACGTTGCTGTCACTGGCGCTGACGTCGCCCTCGCTGACGCTCACGCAGCTCGACAGCTACGCCGAAGACTATCTGGCGCAACAGATCTCGCAGATGCCCGGCGTCGGTCTGGTTGATTTCCACGGCCAGCAGCGCCCCGCGGTACGTATTCAGCTCGACCCCGACAAGCTCACCGCGCGCGGCCTGACGCTGGAAGATGTGCGCTCGATCGTCGGCGTGCAGACGGTCAATGCACCGAAGGGCAGCCTGAACGGCCCGGATCGCTCGGTGATCTTCAACGCGACCGACCAGATCACGACCGCCTCGCAGTACCGCGATCTGGTGGTCGCGTACAAGAACGGCGCGCCGATTCGCGTGTCCGATCTCGGCACCGTGCTGAACGCCGCCGAGGACGACCAGCAGGCCGCATGGCTTCAGTCCGAACGCGCGATCGTGCTCGATATTCACAAGCAGCCGGGCTATAACGTGGTGCAGACGATCGCCAACATCGAGGCGAAGCTGCCCGCGCTCGAAGCGATGCTGCCCGCGGCCGCGCATCTGCATGTGGTGGGCGATCGCACGCAAACCATCGACGCGTCGGTGCACGACGTGCAGTTCACGCTGATGCTGACGATTGCACTTGTCGTGATGGTGATCTTCTCGTTTCTGCGCAACCTGTGGGCGACGGTCATTCCGAGCCTGACGATTCCGCTGTCGCTGGTCGCCACGTTCGGCGTCATGTACCTGCTCGGCTATAGCCTCGACAATCTGTCGCTGATGGGCTTGACCATCGCGGTCGGCTTCGTGGTGGACGATGCGATCGTCGTGATCGAAAACGTCATGCGGCATATCGAAGAGGGCGTGCCGAGAATGAAGGCCGCCTTGCTCGGCGCGATGGAAGTGCGCTTCACGATCATTTCGATGACCATCTCGCTGATCGCCGTGTTCATCCCGATCCTGTTGATGGGCGGCATCGTCGGGCGGCTGTTTCGCGAATTCGCGATGACGGTGAGCGCCGCGATCGTGATGTCGGCACTGGTATCGCTGACCGTTACACCGATGTTGTGCGGCTGGCTGATCCGTTTGCCCGAGCCGGGTGACGGCGGCCGGATGCGCAGGCTCGAAGCCTGGCTGGAAGCGATCTTTAGCGCGGTAGAGCGGCGCTACGAGCGTGGCCTCGATTGGGTGCTGGACCACCAGAAGCTGATGCTGGCTGTCACCGTGGCGACGATCGTTGCGACCGGCGCGTTGTTCGTCGCGATCCCCAAGGGATTTTTCCCGCAGGAGGACTCCGGCCTGATCATGGGCGTCGCCCAAGCCGCGCCGGACATTTCGCCCCGCTCGATGTCGCAGAAGATGCAGCAGGTGGGCCATATCATCGAGGCCGACCCCGCCGTCGACAACGTTTACTACTGGATGGGCGCTAACCCGACCGTGAGCCAGGGGCGCGTCATGATCAACCTGAAACCGTTCGCTCAGCGCAAGGACAGTGCTGTGCAGGTGCTCAATCGCTTAAAGCCGCAGTTGGCGAAGGTCATGGGCATCTCGGTGTCGATGCAGGTCCGGCAGGACATTCAGGTGGGGGGCCGTATCAGCGCCGCGCAGTATCAGTACACGTTGCAGGATCCTGACATCAACGAGTTGAATCACTGGGCGGGCGTACTGACCGAGCGCCTGTCGAAACTGCCGCAACTGGCCGACGTCACGTCCGACCAGCAGGCCGCCGCTACCAGCGCAACACTGGTGATCGATCGCAGCACCGCGTCGCGTTTCGGCATCACGGCGCAAGCCATCGACGACACGCTTTACGATGCATTCGGCCAGCGGCAGATCGCGACGCTGTTCACGGAGCTGAATCAGTACCACGTCGTCGAAGAAGTCGACCCGCGCTTTCAACTGACGACGGATGCACTGGCGCATCTCTACGTGCGCTCGCCGCTCACGAACGAACTGGTGCCGCTCGATACGCTCGCCAGGATCGAAAACGACGTGTCGCCGATCTCGGTGAATCACCAGGGCTTGTTCCCGGCCGTGACGATCTCGTTCAATCTGGCGGCGGCTCAGTCGCTTGGCAACGCGGTGGCGGCGATTCGCCAGGCCGAAGTCGCGGCGGGCAAGCCGGATAGTTTGACGGGCTCGTTTCAGGGCACCGCGCAGGCGTTCCAGGCGTCGCTCGCGACTGAGCCGTATCTGATCGCCGCGGCGCTCGTGGTGGTGTATCTGATTCTCGGCATCCTGTACGAAAGCGCGATTCACCCGCTCACCATCATTTCGACGCTGCCCTCGGCGGGTGTGGGCGCCTTGCTTGCGTTGATGCTGTGTGGTCAGGATCTGTCGATCATGGGAATGATCGGCATCATCTTGCTGATCGGCATCGTCAAGAAGAACGCGATCATGATGATCGACTTTGCGCTGGTGGCCGAGCGCGAGCATGGTTTGTCGCCGCGCGATGCGATCCGGCAGGCCTGTGTGCTGCGCTTCCGCCCGATCATGATGACGACGCTCGCCGCGCTGTTCGGCGCGCTGCCGCTGGCGCTCGGGCATGGCGCGGGTGCCGAATTGCGCGTGCCGCTTGGCATAGCGATTGTCGGTGGACTGATTGTTTCGCAAATGCTGACGTTGTTCACGACGCCGGTCGTGCACCTGTGGTTCGACCGTCTGTCGCATTGGCACGCTGATCGGCGCGCGACAGACAGTGTCGTCGAGCGGGAGGCCGTCGGTTGA